The window CAGCGTGACACAGCGTGCAGTGTTAGCTCAGACAGGGATTAACTGCGTCCCTTCACATGTCCTCCTACAGCGATGACTCCAATCGTTCAGGATAAGCGGGTATCGATGGGTCTGAATGGTGATCTTTACTTCTCCAATGTCATGACCAAAGACGCTCTGAATGAGTACAAATGCAACGCCCGATGCCGCCTGACGCAGACCATCCAGCAGAAGAACCCCTTCATACTCAAAGTTCAAACCAGTGAGTGCTCTCCcacatcccacacacacaaacacacacgtgcgtacATACATTTAATGAAATGTGGCAGCACCCCCAGCTGGTCTTGTTCAGTCATGACAAGAAGTTGCAGCAAATCCTGTGATTTTACTCTCCTCtgcaggatgaagaagaaaacaggcaGCGCCGATGTTAGCATGGTCTTCAACATTCACTTTGTTTACAGGGCACTCCAATGAGCCCATTATTGCCTCAATCCAACTATAACTGGACAACTGTAGATGCGTTTGTCTGACTGATATTGGAATCTGACATCTATCTGACATCTAAGGCACCTGGATGGACACATATGATAGATCAACTTTATCCAGCATATTTACACATTAATTGGAGTTAAACTATGTGACGCATGTGATCCTGCTCAACAACCTCAGCACTGGCATCTGTCCCCGGAACAAAAACATTCACGAAAGCCGGttgcagaagaagaaagccaTGAGGGAGCGCTAACCATCTCATCTGCATAACCAGTAACATGGACATTAAGTACGAGATGACCGattctccatcttcctgttgttaGAGCTACTGATCTGCTGCCTGACTCCAGTTTATTATGTGACGATGTAGGTCAACCAAAGAGAGGCAGTATTAACATGCTGAAAAGACTCAGATTGCCACCTAGTgtttaggaggaggaggatatgTTCCAGTTTCTACAGTAACATCAAAGTcaaattttgtgtgtgtaaggtttgtgtgtgtttgtacacacAGACTCATGAGaatgtgttgtgttttcagaggaGGAGTTTAATGACACCTCTTACAATGACACTGACCTGTACGGTGgtgagtcacttcctgtccacctACTTGGTCACACTCAGCAGTAAACTGACCAGCAAGCTAACACACTAGCATGCTAACTTCAAGCATAGCTAACCGTTCTGTGTACTTGCCTCTGAGACATGAAGCGACAGAGAGTTGATAAGGAGACTTGGTGGAGGAATGAGTAAGTTAGTTGACAAGAAATCGGAcactgagaggacagaagatACAGGAGATACAGCATAAGTTGAAGGTAAAGGCGACAAAGgtcaaaaaagatgaaaacactAAACCCGGAGATGGCAGGTGCTAGGATAGACAGTCAGGATGGGACAAGGATATCTATAGGTTTCTgaggcagagagatggagatgggGAAGACCTGCAGTAGGTTAGAATGATGGAGATGGAAAAGACAGAGACACTGTGGAGAAGACAAGAGGCAGAGCTAAaggtggcagagaggaagatgcTGAAGGTTTCTTTGGGATTAACGAGGATGGAAAGGATCAGCAATGAGAACCTCAAAGGGATAACATGTGTTAGATGTTCTGGAGAGAAATGCTTTAGACATGTTCAGGGGAGGGACGGAGAATGTAATGTCGAAGTATGTGGAGCATGGAATGGCCTGAAGATCTGAGAGCAGATTTATGGATTTAGTTAGAGAGGACATGAAGTGCaagaaaaaatggagaagacagagggagatggaggacaGGATTCACTGTGTCAGGAACAtctagaagaagaagagcaaccATGTCTGTTTGATAATACTGAGGTTTGCTGGGATCTATGGAGGGCCACTAAGGGCCAAAGGATCTATTAAATAAGGCCTGAATTAGCTCACGTGATGAATATTTAGGTGatcaatctgtgtgtgtgtgtttgtgtttgtgtgttcgtgtgtgagTGCGCACACACGCTTCATGTTTACCTGCCACACAATCATGGACAGAGAGATTCTGGGTGTCCAGTTTCACCCAATGACGCAGATGAAAGCTGCTCATGCTAATACGTCTGATACAACATTAACTTACCTTCTATGTTCCTTACAACGTAAATACACCTGAATACATGAACAACATTAATGTTTGTTCCAAAAATGAGGTGAAAATAGCTCAGAAATAATTATGTGTTTACAGAGCTGGGGCTCTGCCTCTGCAGCCCTCTGATTGGACCAGTGAGTGTGGCTCTTACAGCCTGTTTCATTTTCAGAATCAAAACAGGAACATTTATCCAGTCTTAACTAATTCAACCCAAACCTCTGAGCTACCTGCTAACAGGGCGGTAATGCTGTGAAAAGTGTCAGCGACGTTCCAGTTTAGCAAAGCTGCCACTTTTCCCTGTGGGAGTGTTTAATGGAGGATAAGCCATCAGTCAGCTGACCTGTACCATGACTAACGTCTGCTTTTTGTCTCTGTTCCTCCAGCTAACATCCTCCTCACAATCTTCCTGCTCTTATCTGTCCTGTCACACAAGCCGGAGGGGTTCAAACCCGTGTCTGCTTTGCTCATTAACACCATCCATCTGTTCTTACAGGCCGGAAACTTCCACAGTCGATGCCGACGCTGTTGTCACCTGTAGGAAGTCAGAGCTCCAAGATGGTGTTGAGGGGACAGGAGCTGCTTCTGGAGTGTATCGCAGCCGGACTGtgagtgtacacacacacacagaaacacacacacacacacatatacacggACACAAATGcttgcacatacacacatacacatacgcATAGAGTTTGGTGTTgaactctttatttatttatttatgtctgtctgtctgtctgtctgtctgtctgtctgtctgtctgtctgtctgtctgtctgtctgtagtcCGACACCGAGCATTAAATGGtacaggaaggggggggatcTCCCAGAGAGGAAAGTGAAGTTTGAGAACTTCAATAAGACGCTGGTGGTCATGGGTGTGTCAGAGGAGGACGCTGGTGAGTACGTGTGCATGGCCAACAATCATCTGGGCAGCGTGCGCCACTCCATCCTCgtccaggtcaaaggtgaggACAAGAGCCCAGCAATAGAAAAGTACATAAGTTGTGCATTTACTGTTAAGCTAACTGAACTTCCCATGTTGCTCAGCGGCTCCTTATTGGCTGGACAAACCGACCAACCTGGTGCTGGCCCCGGATGAGCACGGCCGTCTAGTGTGTCGGGCCAACGGGAATCCCAAACCCAATATACAGTGGCTGATCAATGGTCAACCTATTGAAAGTACGTGAATGGACGAATGACTAAAGTAATAATATTTTCTTCGTACAATAAAGTCGGGAAAAGCATTTAGCTTCTCTCTGGCCAACAATCAGACCATCAACCAACAGCTCCATAAGCATCTAACACCCTTTCAAACCAAAAAATTAGAAATGAGGCACCTTCCACATAAGACGTTAGGATTTATTCCTGATGAAATGAGCCTCCTTTCATTCTATGGCTGAGGTCTACAGGTGGAAATAAGCCTACTGGTCCACAAAGGTGACCTTGAGTGGCACTTAAGTTGACAGAGGACACCTCACCACCAAGAGTTGGACTGATGTGTGTTTTCGTCCCCAGCTTCTCCTCCCAACCCGGGCAGACAAGTGCTCGGTGACACCATCATCTTCCGCTCTGTGCAGATGGGCAGCAGCGCTGTCTACCAGTGCAATGCTTCTAACCAGTACGGCTACCTGCTGGCCAATGCCTTCATCAGTGTCCTGGGTAAGTCATTGTGGAAGGGTACCCTGACGAGGGGTTGACGGTCGTGAGATATACAGTCAATCGGTTCTTTTATCTTGAGCTTCAGATGGGTGTAACTTCAGAAGGTGTGTCCCACTATTTGCAGATATGCCACCAAGGATGCTGGGTCCTAAAAACCAGCTGATCAAAGTCATAGAGAACACCCATACCTTCCTGGACTGTCCCTTCTTTGGGTCCCCTCTGCCAGACCTGCGCTGGTAAGCCCTCAAAGCTTGTCTTTGAATTGctgaaagaaaaactccctGAGATCCAATGTCATGTTTTAGTAGTTACATTATCAGAAACCACCTGACAGTGGAGACAACAACATTACACTACATTACACTGGTGTAAACCAATGTAAACTTGTTTACACCCATTTCAGGATCCTACCAAtatattttcctgttttctgtgtctgcaggtttaAGAATGGACAGGGCAGTGGCGTGGATGGTGGTCATTACACTGTCCACAACAACGGCACCTTGGAGATTAAACGAGCCCGGGCAGAAGATGAGGGCACGTACACGTGCGTGGCCAACAACCTCTTGGGTAAAGCTGAAAACCAGGTCCGCCTGGAAGTCAAAGGTAAGACATTAGATCCCTGTGCTGCAGTCCCCTGACTTTTTCTGTAGTTTAGCATGTGATGTGTTATTGTCCCGTGTGCATGAACCTTTGATCACCCTATTGTGCCAGAGGAAATTTCAGTGGATTTCCTACAGGAGAAATCTAAGGAATTGTCATGCTTAAACTTGCACCTCCTGAAAAGAACTTCTGGCATGAGAGCGATGGTTTGTTTACTCTAATTGAGCCTTATTGTGCTTCACCTGTATCTCATGCTCCACAGAGGAGATTTTGTGACAATAAAGAGggcagatttttttccccatagTAGGACACAGTCATTGGCGCTTTATCTGACCCAGTGGGAGGCTACATTTTAGGTGTGTCCTCCTTATGGACACTTTAGCATGTTATGCTGCGCCGAAAGAGAGGCTATCGATAATGTTTGAACTATTCTAAGGACATACTGGGTCACTTTCTAATGCCCAGTTTCACCTTTTGTGCCTTTAATATGTTGTGTCATTtgtactttctttctttccttcttcaaAGACAATGTCCATTCTCTAGCTTTGTTGAAGCAGgccaacaggaagctgctctgcTGTGGCCTCAATCTTCACagctccttttgtgtttgttttgcacGTTAACGTCACTCAGAAGCGACTCGTATAATCGGGGTCCCACAGCACCAATCAGCCGTCAGGGGCTCCACAGCTCGCTTTAAGTGTCAGGTGAAGTCTGACCCCAGCCTGCCCGTCACTGTCACCTGGACTAAGGATGATAAGCCTCTTAATGTGGGCTGGAGGTAAAGACACTCACAGTAACTATAACAAACATCACTGTCCTCTTTTTAAACCTTTCAGTGTCCCTGTGCTTAAAGCGGATGCTGCCCCTGGAATTGTACAGGCAATGGTTTGTGAGGTAGACAATAACTCCACgcacctgtgtttgtgtctcaggCTGAGGAAAGATGAGGACTTATTGAGCATCTCCGCTGTGAATGAAGGCGACGAGGGAATGTACACGTGCACTGTTAAATCAGAGATAGACGCGGACTCGGCCTCAGCTCGACTTACGGTGTTAGGTACCCTCCTGTGGTCGGCAGATCAATCCTTCCAGATACAGctgtgtttttacagttttgtgCCTTCATACTGAAATACAGCATGTCTAATAAAACTCTCACATAGCTTTCTCTATTAACTGATTCTATAGTGCGCATGCCCATTATTGTTGAACTTTTTACATTTGAGCCTCTCTGGTAAACTGGACATTAATATGCAGTTTCTTATTTGGTCAAACTACTGATTTTAGTCACTTTTATGAACATCACAGTAAATGATTCATTAAAATTATTCCTTGATCAATTTCCAGACCAACAATTAAGATTTGACTACTGAAAGTCATCTTAAATCCTAATTCTAGCTCTTGCAGCTAGCTTCTTTACTGTTTTATAGCCctgagctaacattagcatctcCTCAATAATTTAACATTCATTTGGTTTTTCAGaatgtttatttatattctGGAATAAATCTTGAATCAGTGAAAAGTCTCAAATGTAAAAACTGGATTTGTACTAAATAGAGCTGTTGTGATCCCttgatgctgattggctgctagACTAACATTCAAATTGTAACTTTTACACTCACTTCCTGGTTCTTGACCCTGCCCCACAGAGGAGGCCTCCCTCAACCCTTCAGTGTCTAGTGCCTTACCTCCAGGTAACTCAGGTGGAcatctctctgtctttttgtcCTTTACTCGTCTGCTTGCCCTATAATATTTTACTCAGGTTGATTTAGTTTTCACCATATaaatatccaaggtagttttctgtgtcaactggactgtatttcttctcttttaaagatgtttcgccttctatccagaaggcttcttcagttcggAAAAATACCTTGAATAACtatgatgacctggatgattgagaatctttttttgttgttgttgttgtttacatgtATCATGATTCATCCTGTCAATCATTCCAATTGATTTGAAAAGTGGAATTTTTCTTCAAGTTGACTATTTTTGCATTGGAAAGTACAGTAGGACATGAGCCCGTTTTCGACATGATTTCTGGCTTCTACACAGGTTGTCCAGACCCCCCTGTGGAGCTGGATCTGTCTGATCCGGCTGCCCGCAGTGTTCGACTCACGTGGATTCCTGGGAATGAGCACAGAAGTCCGGTTACTCGTGAGTATAAAACCGGTTATAGATTTAATGCATGTATCCATTAGCTGAGCAGAACCCCTGGAAGTTCTGAGGAACCAGACTCACAATAGCAGCTAAAAACACAGCCGGAGTTTTTCTTCATGCGTGTAGACGTCATCTGCTAAAACTTAGTTTTTAAACTTCTCCATAGATCAGTACTCCCCCTTTGTTTGGGTCActgttttttgtctttactcAAATAGCAGAATCAAACCAATGATCCCTTTGTAATATAAATTTAGCTCGTATTTCAAGTGTGTGTTCTTAATGATATGAATCGTTTTGAATTGTAACACTGCCACATGAATTACTGTAGTAACGAGGTAAACGTACAAATAGACCTGGACCCTGAACCATGACAGAACGCGGAACATGCTTCTGTCCACAGATTTTCTGGTCCAGTTTGAGGAGGACCGCTGGGAACCAGGCCAATGGCGGAACATGTCTTCTTACCCAGGACACCTGAACTCCGTCATCCTGCAGCTCGCTCCCTTTGTCAACTACCAGTTCCGTGTCATTGCCATCAACTCAGTGGGCCAAAGTGAGCCCAGTACTCCATCACCCCAGTACAAGACTAGTGGAGCTGGTGAGATACATCTCATGTGTCTGACTCTTGAACTTATACTAACCGAATGAAACGTGTTCCACAACAAAGAAAGCCAATAGGGTTAAATCAGAGATGAACGTTGGGCTCCAGAGATGTTCTCGAACTGAAAATATTTGTGTTGAATCAGCTCCAGATGTTATTCCAAGAGGACTTCGAGGATGGGGCTCCATGAAGGACAATATGGAAATCACCTGGGAGGTAAGAGCTCATGCATCAATTCAGAATTATTTGGAGGGTAATGGAAAGTTTGCACCTGGGTATCAATGTTCTAACCTGTGCATACTTTCCATCCAATCATCCCAGCTAATGTATAATGGATACCAGAAGGAGCTATAATTGGAGCAGACATAACTTTGATTTGAAAATTGatttcattgtttttgtccAGCCTCTCCTTGATCTGGAAAGGAACGGAGCAAACCTCATATACAGTCTTTGGTGGAGACGAAAGGACATGTCAGAGGACTGGAATAATGTGACCACAGCTGGGAACAAACACATGgttcacagcacagaaacatatGTGCCTTACGAGATCAAAATCCAGGCCGGAAATGAGTTTGGATCAGGACCGGTGTCCAACGTAGTCGTCGGGTACTCGGGAGAGGACAGTAAGCAGATGCACTGCAGCTAAATTGCCGCAAGCTAATAGGTTGGAATATTTTTTCATTTCTggttaattgattttttttttcactgtatTTTCTTGATCAGCACCCACAACTGCTCCCACTGACCTGCGTGTGTCAAAGGTGGACAGCACTAAGGCCTACATCCACTGGAAACCTGTGGACCTGAAGTCTGTTCAGGGAGAGTTCAAGGAGTACCGGGTTAGCCAGAGAGAAATTTACTCCACAATTGGCTTTTGCTCCTGTCTACAACCCTTGTctgttgtttcctttttccAGCTGTACTACTGGCGTGATGCCAGTCTGGTTCCTGGTCTGGAGGTCAGTAAGGAGAAGCAGATCAAGGGTTTCTATAGCACTGTGTCAGAGCCATCCAGTCTTCTCAGTGAGCTGCTGCCTTTTTCTAAGTACAAGATGTTCATGGTTGTGGCCAACACTCGCTACGAGGGTCCAGCGAGCAACACGGTGGAGTTCACCACaaaggagggaggtgaggactACACCAACCAATTCCCCCAGATTGTCTTTTGATTGTCTTGCAGATAAATGGAGAAAGAGCCTAAAATGATATCAGCAGAGTATATTGATATTTATCTGAACGGCCTACTGGTCTTTAATGATACTACATCATAACACACCTGCTtggattcatttaaatattttagtaCCAGATATACCGAGGCTATTCACCATAAACTGGAAGAATCTTGACACTATCCAACTGAAATGGGGCAAACCTCTGGAACCCAACGGTATTCTGATCGGCTACCAGCTCAAGTACCAAACTGGTGAGCTGCTGTCCAACTACTGAAGTTAACACTCTTGGGGCACTGCTCAGCTGACCAATCtttttcctttatctttttttgGGAATAGTTAATGGCTCCAGGGTGGGCCGAGCACAGTTTGAGACTTTCCTGCCTAATGTGACAGACTTCACCCTCCGCCTGCCAGACCGTTTTACTCGCTACAAGTTCTTCCTGTCCGCTGTCACCCAGGTGGGCTCAGGGGAGGTCTTTGCCGAAGAGATGCCACGTTCTGCCAACGAAGGTGAACTCTTCACCCTTTCTGCCCCTGAAACAAGctcacatcttctctttgtTAGAGGaaatgcagcaacagcaggacaAAAGTTCCAAGATTGTTTTTAAGGCCTCTGAtggtgtgggagtgtgtgtgtgtgggggggtgggggtgcgtgtgtgcgtgcgtgcgcacgcaccTGTGTGTAGGTGGAGATGGGACTGGTTCTGGGTTAGGGAGAAGAAAAGGTGTCAGATGTTGTATTAGTGCGTGTTGTCCCTCCTTCACTTGTCCTCTCTTCTGTTGGCAGAGAACTTTACTGATGCTACAGGTTTAGGTAATCATGAGGAATGACaatcatctgtccatctgtctttcTATCCTCCGTCAGCAACTGCACTCCTCTCCATTGGGCAGCACAGCAGTGGGAGGAGGTGCATTACTTTTAAACCTGACCTGATCCATAGTTGCTATGGAGACCAAACAAACATCAAAACATCACGATTTAGTCAAGTTCAGGACCGTAAAAAATCACGAGCAGATGTGACGTCCCAATGTGTGAGAAACCACGCCCACAAGTGTAAGCTTTCCTCCATGATGGCAGCAGTGTCACGGACGGGTTGACTAGGACctgaacgcaggccaggacacagtggtaaaatggtcaaacaagctttatttacaggggggagggggcacacaaagaacacggaGCACACAAGGAACACaaaggcagccctccagggctgtggagggcgcagggaacaggggcggccctccaggagacacgaagctggagcggccctccaggagacacaggagcaggagcacaCAACAAGcgagacaaacagacaccctcaCAAGACAATCCgaacaccctggcactgacaggcaggcgcaacctgcttaaataggcagcacgatgtaaattgcctacaggtgcgcccgccaGCAAGGGCCAGCTGCCACCAGTTGTGCCCCACGCCACCCCCTGCAGCacaacgaccgacacaacccagaaaccctgacaaGCAGAGAGGCACAAACAGACAATGTCGAGGATTTCAGacgtcagtcagtcagtttgtCTCTGTGATTCTCTCAGCTACCATCAGATTCATCAGGTATCCTACAAAATGTTTGTGGTCTTTGATGTCAGATGATTGGATGCACTCCTGAAGTGTCCTCCTTTCCCCTCTGCTGTCCACctgcctcctctgctgtccacctgtcccctctgctgtcctcttgtctcctctgctgtccacctgtcccctctgctgtcctgtcctctcttctgtccACATGTCCCCTCTGCTATCCTCCTTTCCCCTCTGCTGTCCATCTGTTACTTCCAGCTATCAGAAGTCATGTGGACTGTAAATCCAGGCTGTCTTTTtgtctcctctgctgtccaCCC is drawn from Takifugu rubripes chromosome 19, fTakRub1.2, whole genome shotgun sequence and contains these coding sequences:
- the nfasca gene encoding neurofascin homolog (chicken) a isoform X10, with product MLGEGGPSALTLRSLLLLLLWRHTASIEVPQDPKILQDLKQPPTIVKQSAKDYIVDPRDNIIIECEAKGNTLPTFSWRRNGKFFNVGKDPRVTMRKRSGTLEISFRRGGRPEDYEGEYQCFANNELGVALSNKILLRVSKAPLWPKEVLDPVLVNEGSPLILPCNPPPGLPPPLIFWMDNTMTPIVQDKRVSMGLNGDLYFSNVMTKDALNEYKCNARCRLTQTIQQKNPFILKVQTKEEFNDTSYNDTDLYGGRKLPQSMPTLLSPVGSQSSKMVLRGQELLLECIAAGLPTPSIKWYRKGGDLPERKVKFENFNKTLVVMGVSEEDAGEYVCMANNHLGSVRHSILVQVKAAPYWLDKPTNLVLAPDEHGRLVCRANGNPKPNIQWLINGQPIETSPPNPGRQVLGDTIIFRSVQMGSSAVYQCNASNQYGYLLANAFISVLDMPPRMLGPKNQLIKVIENTHTFLDCPFFGSPLPDLRWFKNGQGSGVDGGHYTVHNNGTLEIKRARAEDEGTYTCVANNLLGKAENQVRLEVKEATRIIGVPQHQSAVRGSTARFKCQVKSDPSLPVTVTWTKDDKPLNVGWRLRKDEDLLSISAVNEGDEGMYTCTVKSEIDADSASARLTVLGCPDPPVELDLSDPAARSVRLTWIPGNEHRSPVTHFLVQFEEDRWEPGQWRNMSSYPGHLNSVILQLAPFVNYQFRVIAINSVGQSEPSTPSPQYKTSGAAPDVIPRGLRGWGSMKDNMEITWEPLLDLERNGANLIYSLWWRRKDMSEDWNNVTTAGNKHMVHSTETYVPYEIKIQAGNEFGSGPVSNVVVGYSGEDTPTTAPTDLRVSKVDSTKAYIHWKPVDLKSVQGEFKEYRLYYWRDASLVPGLEVSKEKQIKGFYSTVSEPSSLLSELLPFSKYKMFMVVANTRYEGPASNTVEFTTKEGVPDIPRLFTINWKNLDTIQLKWGKPLEPNGILIGYQLKYQTVNGSRVGRAQFETFLPNVTDFTLRLPDRFTRYKFFLSAVTQVGSGEVFAEEMPRSANEAYIDQVDIATQGWFIGLMCAIALIILILLIVCFIKRSRGGKYPVREKKDLPLGPVDQKDQDGSFDYHSDEDNKPLQGSQTSLDANVKESDDSLVDYGEGGDGQFNEDGSFIGQYTVKKDKDETEGNESSEATSPVNAIYSLA